CAGGCGTCCCAGGAACTCGATCACCCCGTCGGGGAGCCAGCGCGCCTGATCCCCCGAGCGATAGATAAGACTTCCTTCGATCTCGGGCAGGGGGTTGGCGATGAAGCGCTGCTGGGTGAGGGTGGTATCATTGACGTAGCCAGCGCCTATCCCGGTTCCGCCGATGCAGAGTTCCCCCGGCGTTCCAATGGGACAGGGCCGAAGCTCGGGATCCAAAATTGCGATCTGGGCATTGTAGATGGGGCGGCCCAGTGGAACAAAGTCGTAACGGTCCAGGTTGTCACGAGTAAGCCGGTAGAAGCCGCAGATGTCGGTGCACTCCGTGGGGCCGTAGGTGTTCGCGACTTCGGCTCGTGACTTGGGATGAGTGATCCAGGTGCGCAACCGGGGTATCGAGATCGGTTCCCCGCCCAGACATACCACGCGCAAGGAACTGAGTCGGTTGGCCGTTTCTTCGGTGAACGGCTCGATCAATGGGTAGAACGCGCTGGGCGTGCAGTTGATGTAGGTGATCCCGTGTCGGGCGATCAGGCGTCCAAGCAGGGAGATATCATAAGGGCCCGGTGGATAGAGATGCAGGGTGCCACCCCGGATCAGCGGCGCATAGAGATTCTTTTGAGTCAGGTCGAAGCTAAGGGAACTGACCAGCAGCACGTGGTCCCGACTGTCGAAGTTGAACTCGGAGACGAACCAATGGATGAGGTTCGTAAATCCACGATGATAGACAGCTGCCCCTTTGGGAGCTCCGGTGGAACCGGACGTGAAGATCACGTAGATGAGATCATCTGGAGTGGAGCCGGGCGTGGGGTTGTCGCTGCACTCCGAAGCAAATGCCGCGTCGCTCTCGTTCAGAGTCATTAACTCCAGATCAGGTCGGGAGGAAAACCTTCCCGCCAAGGCAGGGGAAGTCAGCAGCAGACGCAGCCTTGAACCTGAGATCATCGCGTCCAGCCGTTCGGCGGGGTAGGTGGGATCCAACGGAACGTAGGCACCGCCCGCTTTCAGAATCGCGTAGATGCCGACCAGCACCTCAATCGACCGCTCGAGTGAAACTCCGACCAGAGAATTGGCCTGAACGCCTTTCCGACGGAGGGCATGGGCCAGTTGGTTCGCCCGTCGGTTGAGCTCGCTGTAGGTGAGCGTCTTACCCTCAAACTCGACCGCCACCGCCTGGGGTGTTCGAGCGACCTGCTCCTCGAAAAGCTGGTGTACGCAGGCATGCCGGGGCCAATCAACCCGGGTGGCGTTGCTCTGAATACGTGGGTCGCTCATGACACAATCCTAGCCAAGGTGTTCTCTCATCCAAGGCGTGCCGTCGGATCCCCCTTCGGTTGTGAGTTTCCTCACGCGCTGCAGGCTCCTAGCTTCCAGCAACACCACTTTGCTCCTCTTCAGGCCTCTTAGGCGATTCCATGCAGGCACATTCATTGAACTTAACGATAACCTTCTATCCATTATTCGGCTCGAAAACTCAAAGCTTTATGGTGACTCTTGGCAAGTCCCGGTGCGCAGGCGTTCGACGACTTCCATACCGAAGATTCGCGCTCCCAGTTCCACCCGCTCAACATCAGCTTTCTTAAAGAAATTAAAAGTAAAACGTTACGGACGTGGTGTGCTAGGAAATAATTTCCTAGCCTCGCGCGGCGGTGTTACTTGTGGGGAATTGGCTGGCCCGCACTACGATTGTGGCGTCGTCCGTCCGCGGACGGTTCCCCAGCCCTGGAGCGCAGCGGGTCTAAAGTTCGCGGATCCACAGGTTGCGGAACTTGACCACGGCTTGGGCATCATGGTTTTGGAGGCCGATGTAGCCTTCGAGGTTCCGTTGGGAGTCATGCTGAACGATCATCGTTCCGTTGAGAGTCACGGTAACGTGGTTGGCTTGGCACCGGATCGTTAGTTGGTTCCATTCTCCGGCTGGGCGAGACATGTTCTTGGAGGGAGCGACGACATCGTAGAGCGAGCCGGAGGTGTATTTCTTGGGTTCCTTGCCGTGGTCATCCAAGATCTGGACTTCATGACCCGTGAACGCCGGGTTTTTGTCCAAGCCCGAGTGGAAGAAGACGCCGCTGTTGCCCTTGGCATTGATGGAATACTCCAGCTCCAGTTCAAAATCGCGGTAACTCTTTTCGGTGCGCAGCCAGGATCCGCTCTTCTCGGGATTGGTCGTCCAATCGACGCCATTGCGGCCGATGATGGAACGCTCGCTGACTGTCCATTCCCCGCCGTGCATGGCGACCCAACCGGTGAGGTCACGGCCATTGAAGAGGGAAGTCTTGCGGGAGGCCTTCGGAGGAGCGATGCAGCCCGCCATCAAGAATGAGATAACGACCAGACCGAGAGTCAGTTGCTTCATGAGGTGTGGCTTTTAACGCGGGGGAAGCCATCCGGCAAGCCTGGATCGTGGGCTAGAATTGTAGCGACGTGCTCCCCTAGACGTTCTCCTGTGCCCCTTTTCCCCCCTCTGTAAACTCCGTGGACTCAGTGTGAAAAAGAGCCCCAACCCCGATGTCTCACACAGAGGCCGCCGAGTTCACAGAGGAGGAAGGGATTGCACATTGCGAATTGTTCATTGCTCATTTTCCATTGGGGACCAAAGAGGCCCGCTGCGCTCGGGCGAGGGGAACGTCCAGGGACGCACTTGGCTACAGTTGTAGCGTGGGCCGACAAGCGATCGTCTCCATCTGGATTCTCCGCGAGGTGGCTCCCTCCCAGTTCGATCACCGTGGGCCCATCAGGGCTCGAATGGAATCTCGCCCTACCCCATATCGTCTTTAGCGAGGTAGGGCGAGACTCCGCTCGAGCCCACAATGGCTCCAGGCTCAGTCGCACAGGAGAGCACCCCCGACAAGGGCCTCTCAGAGTGAATTATCCCTCAGCGCTTCTCGCCGCGGCTCCTTGAAACACTTCAAACCGCCGGCATTCATGGGCTCGAGCGGAGTCTCTCCCTACCTCAATAAGCCCGCGCACCTCCCTCACCCCTTCCGCTGACCGGCCGCTTTTTCCACCCGAGCAACTCCCGCGATCCCTTCCTCGTTGCCTTGTCCGGCGGCTTTCCGAAACCACTCGAGAGCTTGAGCTAGGTCCTGAACGACGCCGCTGCCATGCTCAACTCAGCAGCGACGGCACGATGTGCGCGCTGGTGACGTCGAAGTCGGTCAGGCTGGCCGCCCGGCCTTCATGCGGAAAGCTGAGGGCCTTGTGATCCACCCCGAGGGTGTGGAGCAGGGTGGCGTGGAAATCGGGCACGCTGACGACATCCTCGACGGAACGGTAACCGAACTCGTCCGTGGCTCCGTGCACATGTCCGCCCTTGAATCCTCCGCCCGCCACCCACAGCGAGAAGGCATGCCGATTGTGATCCCGGCCGTCCTTGCCCTGCGACACCGGCAAGCGGCCGAACTCGCCGGTCCAGAGCACCACCGTGGAATCCAGCAGCCCCCGAGCCTTGAGGTCCTTCACGAGGGCTGCGCTGGGCTGATCGGTTTTGGCGCACAGCCCCTTCAATCGCTCGGCATTCTTATCGTGCGTGTCCCAGGGTTGGCCATTGAGGAACAGTTGCACAAAGCGCACCCCGCGCTCGATCAGCCGACGAGCCAGCAGACAGCGCCGTCCATATTCCTCGGTGACCGGATTGTCTAATCCGTAGAGCTTCTTGGTGGCGTCCGATTCACTCGACAGATCCAGCGCCTCCGGAACCGCGCTCTGCATGCGGGCGGCCGTTTCGAAGTTGGCGATGCGGGCGTTGAGTTCGGTGTTCTCCGGGTAATGGGACGCGTGCTGCTGGTTGAGGGCCTTCAACAGGTTGAGCTGATTCAGGCGTGCCTGTGGCGGAGTCTTGGAGGGCGTCTGCAGGTTAAACACCGGGGAGTTTCCACTGCGGAACGGCGTTCCTTGATAGATGGCCGGCAAGAATCCCGATGACCAATTCCGCTCGCCGTCGACCGGCAACCCGCCGGGATCCGACAACACCACGTAGGCCGGTAGGTTCTCATTCTCCGAGCCCAACCCGTAGAGCACCCAAGCGCCCAGAGTCGGCAGCCCGGCCAAAAACCGTCCGGTGTGAATGATTCGCAGCGCGGATTCGTGGTCCACGGACCCCGTTGTCATGGATCGAACCAGGGTTATGTCGTCCGCGATCGATCCCGTGTGCGGCAGCAACTCCGATAGGTGCATTCCACACTGCCCGTGGCGATGAAACTCATAGGGGGCTCCCAGGACATTCCCGGCCTGCTTGTCGAAATGAATCTCCAGGTTGCCGCCGGGGTAGGGCTTTCCGCTCCATTTGTTCAGCGCGGGTTTGTAGTCGAACAAATCCATCTGGCTCGGTCCGCCGTGCTGGAAGAGACTGATGATGGCCTTGGCCTTCGGTTGGTAGTGTCCCGGCTTGGCGGGATTGGAAGCGCCGGCTCGCGATCCCGCCAGGAGTTGTGACAAGGCAATGGCACCCAGCCCGCCGGCGGATCGACCGAGGAAGGCGCGTCGTGAAAGTGCAGACTCGATGGCATTCATTCGAGGTAAAGAAACGAGTTCAGGCTGAGCAGCGATTGGCACAGATCCGCCCAGGTTCGCTGTTCAGCATCGGGGCGATCGGAATAAACGCGTCGCTGCTCGGTGATGAATTGCGTCGCGTGCGCCAGCTCGGTGGCGTCGGGTTCGCGTCCGGCGCTGAGCAGAAAAGCCTGTCGGATCCGCTGGCGAGCATCACTGTCAGTGCCCGCTTCGCGCAGTAAGCGCTCAGCGAAATCCTCTGCTCGCTTCACCGAGAACTCGGAGTTGAGCAAGCTCAACGACTGCAGTGGCATGGTCGTGCTGGCTCGACGGGTGCAATTGAAAACCACCGAGGGGGCATCGAAGTTTCCGAGGAAGGTCGGCACCTGGGTCCGCCGATGCTGGAGGAATACCGAGCGCGAGAACGCTTCCGGTTTCGACTCATCCACCAGCACCTCACCGGATCCTTCCCGTGGGGTGGGGACGTAGGGTCCTCCGGCTTTGGGGCCCAATCTGCCCGCGACAGCGAGCGTGGCATCGCGAATGGACTCGGCGTCCAGGCGATGGATGGGATATCGCCACAGCAGCTGATTGGCAGGATCGGCGGCGATGCCCTGATCATGGGGGCGGCTGGATTGCTGGAAGGTGGCAGAGTGCAGGATGAGCCGCACCACAGCTTTGGTGCTCCATCCCGATTCGATGAACTGTCGCGCCAGCCAATCCAGGAGCTCGGGGTGCGAGGGCTTGGCACCGCTGACTCCCAAGTTCTCCGGCGTGGCCACCAGCCCGATTTCGAAGCAGTGTTGCCAGATCCGATTGACCGTCACGCGAGCGAGTAGCGCCGCCTGAACCGAGTCGGGCTCGGTAAGCCACTGTGCCCACGCGGTGCGACGTCCGGTCGTGGTCGCTGTTTTGTGGAATGCCCCCGCGCCGCGTGGAGCCTTTGCCGCCAGCATGGAGAAGAAGACGGGTTCCACCGGCTCGCCCGGGGTTTTATGGTTGCCGCGCTCGAGCAAGCGCACTTGGGGAGCCTCCGGACCGCTGTCGGTCATCCACGCGATCATCCCGGGCTTGGGAGTTCGCTGTGCCGCGATCGCCTTGGTCGCTGTCTCCAGAGTCTTTTTGCGTTCCTTGAGCAGCTTCGCAAACGCCGCGTTTGTCGCGGCCCAACCTGGCAGCGATTCGTTGGATCGTTCGATGGCCACATTGTCGACGATGAAGCTGCGTCCGCAGCAATATTCAAAGGCGAACCCTCCGCGAGGCAGATCCTCGGCGGACAGCTTCAAGCTCTCGCCATCGACCGCGCCATCATAGAGATGCTCCAACAAGAACTCATTGGTGCTCTTGCGAGTGATGCGGATGCCGTAGTTGTGTCCGGGTTTGTATCCGGAGGCTCCGAGGTTGCCCTTGCTCTTGGCATCGCTCCCCGGGTAGTCCGTGTGCACTGCGGTTGCTCCGCCTGGGTTTCCATCGATCAGAATATTCCCGCCGTTCACCTCCGAATTGTCGTTGAAGTCGTGAGCGGCAATGACATAGCCGATTCGCTCCGCCCCGCCGCCCTGGCTGTCCAGAGCCAGTGAGGTGGACACGAGATCGAAGCTGGCTTGGATCCATTGACCATCAGCGGCGGGCCGCCAATCGAAGGCAGCCTTCGTGCTGAGCCAGCGGTCTCCGGAACCGCCGCCTTCGCGAATCCAGAGCCTGCCGTCCCGAACTTCGGCTCCCGGGCTGTCGGAAGAGTCCAGCTGCACAGCCGGCGAACCGCTTGGGATGTCGTCGCCCGGCGCTGTATTCGACCATCGCTCGCGCAGGGGGCGGCCCGGGTCGAACGAGTCCTGGAAGACCAGTTCACCGCGCGGTCGATGCGCCGCCGACCAGGCGCTGAATTCGGCTTGGAGTAACTCCTTCTGTTGATCGAGACGTTTTTCTTCGGCCTGCCAGGCCTCTGCTTGGCCGGGGAGGGCGGCCTGCACCACTCGGTCATTGGGCTTGGTCCATTTTTCGATGTGGAAGGCGGGATACAGGAATGCCTGGAACGAATAGTAGTCCTTTTGGCTGATCGGCTCAAACTTATGGTCGTGGCACTTGGCGCATTGCAGTGTGACGCCCAGCAGGCTGGAGCCCATGATCTGCATCGCGGACTCCAGCGCGTAATAGCGGTCGGTCCGAACCTCATCCGGATTACCGTCGCTCTCGCCCGAGCCATCCTGGCCATTGCGGAGGTAATGGGTCGCCTCCAGTAGCCGAACGATCTCGGCGGTGGCGGGGTGGCCGGGTTTCCAGCCGGATAACTCGTCGCCGGCGATTTGCTCGCGGACGAACTGGTCGAAGGGAAGATCTTGGTTGAAGGACCGAATCACGTAGTCCCGATACCGATAGGCATACGGCCGGTCGGTATCGGCATTGAAATAGCCGTTGGAGTCCGCGTAACCGGCCACATCCAGCCAGTGTTTCCCCCACCTTTCCCCGTAGCGCGGGGACGCGAGATATCGTTCCACCATCCGTTCGAAAGCCCCGGGCAGACGGTCTGCGACAAAGGTGTCGATCTCGGCGGGCGAGGGCGGCAGCCCAGTGAGAATAAAGGCCACCCGCCGGATGAGCGTGTGAGCGTTGGCGCTTGGGTTCAGCGCGAGCGACGCGCCCTGCAATTTCTGGCTGACGAATCGGTCGATGGGGGAAGATGCGCCCACCGTAAGGGGGGATGGTGTCGATGAGGGGGGCGGTTGAGGACGCAGAGGTTGGAACGCCCAATGGGAAACCGCGGCCGCGCTGCGGTCGACCTGGGCCGAAACAGCGATCCGAGGACCGAGAGCGGAGCAGAGCAACACCAGGCCGAGGAAGGTTGCTGAAAGGCATAGGTGCGCCCTGCGAGTTTGGCGCTCGCCAGACTGTGGCCTCCCGGCCGGGGGTGTGAGTCGGTCACGGTTCATCTGGAACGATGGCTAACTGTGCCTTCGGCGCTGCGGGG
This genomic stretch from Verrucomicrobiales bacterium harbors:
- a CDS encoding DUF1080 domain-containing protein yields the protein MKQLTLGLVVISFLMAGCIAPPKASRKTSLFNGRDLTGWVAMHGGEWTVSERSIIGRNGVDWTTNPEKSGSWLRTEKSYRDFELELEYSINAKGNSGVFFHSGLDKNPAFTGHEVQILDDHGKEPKKYTSGSLYDVVAPSKNMSRPAGEWNQLTIRCQANHVTVTLNGTMIVQHDSQRNLEGYIGLQNHDAQAVVKFRNLWIREL
- a CDS encoding non-ribosomal peptide synthetase, producing the protein MSDPRIQSNATRVDWPRHACVHQLFEEQVARTPQAVAVEFEGKTLTYSELNRRANQLAHALRRKGVQANSLVGVSLERSIEVLVGIYAILKAGGAYVPLDPTYPAERLDAMISGSRLRLLLTSPALAGRFSSRPDLELMTLNESDAAFASECSDNPTPGSTPDDLIYVIFTSGSTGAPKGAAVYHRGFTNLIHWFVSEFNFDSRDHVLLVSSLSFDLTQKNLYAPLIRGGTLHLYPPGPYDISLLGRLIARHGITYINCTPSAFYPLIEPFTEETANRLSSLRVVCLGGEPISIPRLRTWITHPKSRAEVANTYGPTECTDICGFYRLTRDNLDRYDFVPLGRPIYNAQIAILDPELRPCPIGTPGELCIGGTGIGAGYVNDTTLTQQRFIANPLPEIEGSLIYRSGDQARWLPDGVIEFLGRLDHQVKVRGYRVELREIENALQLHPSVREPVVVACRRQENEGAQSLAAYVTLKDGASADSASLKQFLRDRLPDYMVPSTLSVLDSFPLSPNGKVDRRALAERAAPDASPSAPVPNGGNLEGQIAALWREILSRSDVRHDISFFDVDGDSIRLAQLHTRLQALVGREFPLTQLFAATTVRTQAEFLGLPHAAAAGNATLQDRARRQREALAAANKRGRR
- a CDS encoding DUF1553 domain-containing protein, giving the protein MGASSPIDRFVSQKLQGASLALNPSANAHTLIRRVAFILTGLPPSPAEIDTFVADRLPGAFERMVERYLASPRYGERWGKHWLDVAGYADSNGYFNADTDRPYAYRYRDYVIRSFNQDLPFDQFVREQIAGDELSGWKPGHPATAEIVRLLEATHYLRNGQDGSGESDGNPDEVRTDRYYALESAMQIMGSSLLGVTLQCAKCHDHKFEPISQKDYYSFQAFLYPAFHIEKWTKPNDRVVQAALPGQAEAWQAEEKRLDQQKELLQAEFSAWSAAHRPRGELVFQDSFDPGRPLRERWSNTAPGDDIPSGSPAVQLDSSDSPGAEVRDGRLWIREGGGSGDRWLSTKAAFDWRPAADGQWIQASFDLVSTSLALDSQGGGAERIGYVIAAHDFNDNSEVNGGNILIDGNPGGATAVHTDYPGSDAKSKGNLGASGYKPGHNYGIRITRKSTNEFLLEHLYDGAVDGESLKLSAEDLPRGGFAFEYCCGRSFIVDNVAIERSNESLPGWAATNAAFAKLLKERKKTLETATKAIAAQRTPKPGMIAWMTDSGPEAPQVRLLERGNHKTPGEPVEPVFFSMLAAKAPRGAGAFHKTATTTGRRTAWAQWLTEPDSVQAALLARVTVNRIWQHCFEIGLVATPENLGVSGAKPSHPELLDWLARQFIESGWSTKAVVRLILHSATFQQSSRPHDQGIAADPANQLLWRYPIHRLDAESIRDATLAVAGRLGPKAGGPYVPTPREGSGEVLVDESKPEAFSRSVFLQHRRTQVPTFLGNFDAPSVVFNCTRRASTTMPLQSLSLLNSEFSVKRAEDFAERLLREAGTDSDARQRIRQAFLLSAGREPDATELAHATQFITEQRRVYSDRPDAEQRTWADLCQSLLSLNSFLYLE
- a CDS encoding DUF1501 domain-containing protein — protein: MNAIESALSRRAFLGRSAGGLGAIALSQLLAGSRAGASNPAKPGHYQPKAKAIISLFQHGGPSQMDLFDYKPALNKWSGKPYPGGNLEIHFDKQAGNVLGAPYEFHRHGQCGMHLSELLPHTGSIADDITLVRSMTTGSVDHESALRIIHTGRFLAGLPTLGAWVLYGLGSENENLPAYVVLSDPGGLPVDGERNWSSGFLPAIYQGTPFRSGNSPVFNLQTPSKTPPQARLNQLNLLKALNQQHASHYPENTELNARIANFETAARMQSAVPEALDLSSESDATKKLYGLDNPVTEEYGRRCLLARRLIERGVRFVQLFLNGQPWDTHDKNAERLKGLCAKTDQPSAALVKDLKARGLLDSTVVLWTGEFGRLPVSQGKDGRDHNRHAFSLWVAGGGFKGGHVHGATDEFGYRSVEDVVSVPDFHATLLHTLGVDHKALSFPHEGRAASLTDFDVTSAHIVPSLLS